AAAAGTCCGTCCGTCATCAGCGGAGCCGGTTTAGAGCGCGCACACAGCAGTctacagggtgtgtgtgtgtgtgtgtgtgtgtgtgtgagtgtgtgtgtgtgagtgtgtgtgtgtgagagagatatTTTCAGTTCTGTCAGGTTACTGAAGGTCCGTACGACCTGCTTTTAGGACGCGTTGGGAGTGAAACCCTCTCCTGGAACAGCTGATCGTCCCAGAGGCGTCTGACACCCGTCAGAGCCTCCGTTTTTTTTCTACGTCCTGttaaaaatgtagaaaagaaaagaaggcgGACGGTCTAAAAAGGGCCTTGGCTGCATCTGGGGCAGGTTTCATCAGCGTCAGGGGGCGGTCAGCACTGTGCAGCTCAGCCCGGTCCGATACCGTCTCCCTGCACACAAAAGGCCCAGATGGTGCCAGAACActgagctgcagcacagaggccGGATTAGCCCTCCTTTATCAGCCTTGATCACCAACCGCACGGCTGGCCTCTCCCAATtctccctcctctgcttcctttgtCGGCTCTTTTTGCAAAGAATTCCGACGCTGCAGAAGTTTGTGTGTGGAAGCTTTTTGGGATGAAGAACCAGGATCAGGAAcaggctggagaggaggaacaTGATGCACATTTCCTGTTTCTACACTAGAAAAGGGATTCGGTGAGGTGGCAGATTTTTAGTTTTAGTCCAAAAGTAGCTTTTCTAACTTTTCTAACAGAGCTCCTGAACCTTGCCTTCATATTTAGCTGGTGCCTAAAATGAACCGTGCACCAACACCGCGGCTCAAAGAATAAAACTAGCAGAGGATCCGTCTGTTCGAGTCTTGGCCTCCAACTCAGCAAGCGTGGCGCTCCTGTCGCCCGCCTCCACGCCGCTTTAGGAGCCGCTGCCTTGGTTTAGTCGGTGCAGGACCAGAACGGCTCAACTTGGACGCTGACTCCCAGCCGGATCCAAATATGGAGGAAGAAACCACAGACGTACCAACACAACAGCCACAAGTCGACGACCGAGCACCAAATTCCCTGCAGGCCGAGCAGATCACCTGTGGCCCAGCGGGGCGTCAGCACGGATACAGGTGGGTGTCTTGACCTCCGCCAGACCCCTGAGACCGACTCACCAAACCCCTGAGGTTCGATCGAACCCAGGCTAGGAACCACTGATTTAAGGGTACCGACTGGAATATAGCAGgagaaagggtgtgtgtgtgtgtgtgggggggggggggggcaaagcaGAGGGCCCAAACACACAACCAGcctgaacaacaacaaccaatGAGAGAGGAAagtgcttcagcagcagctacagcagcagcagcagctacagcagcagcagcagctacagcagcagaagctacagcagcagcagcagctacagcagcagcagcagctacagcagcagaagctacagcagcagcagcagctacagcagcagcagcagctacagcagcagcagcagcagcagctacagcagcagcagcagctacagcagcagcagctacagcagcagcagctacagcagcagcagctacagcagcagcagcagctgcagcagcagcagcagctacagcagcagcagctacagcagcagcagctacagcagcagcagctacagcagcagcagctacagcagcagcagcagctacagcagcagcagcagctacagcagcagcagcagcagctacagcagcagcagcagctacagcagcagcagctacagcagcagcagcagctacagcagcagcagcagcagcagctgcagctacagcagcagcagctgcagcagctacagcagcagcagctacagcagcagcagctacagcagcagcagctacagcagcagcagcagctacagcagcagcagcagctacagcagcagcagcagcagctacagcagcagcagcagctacagcagcagcagctacagcagcagcagcagctacagcagcagcagcagcagcagcagctgcagctacagcagcagcagctgcagcagctacagcagcagcagctacagcagcagcagctacagcagcagcagctacagcagcagcagctacagcagcagctacagcagcagctacagcagcagcagctacagcagcagcagcaacagcagcagctacagcagcagcagctacattagcagcagcagcagctacattagcagcagcagctacagcagcagcagcagctacattagcagcagctacattagcagcagcagcagctacattagcagcagcagctacagcagcagcagcagcagcagctacattagcagcagcagctacagcagcttcagctcctcaGCCTGGCCAGAAGGGAGGCTGCACCAGCAGAGGGTAGCTGCtaaacaggaacaaaaacaaaaacagaattatttttAGATGATCCATATTTAATGTACTGCCTCCCACTCACACTGTAGTCATTAAAGAAGCAGCCGTGCAGTCAAACATAGGTGATACTTCTCTGTTCACACTGTTGGTGTTCGGACTAGACTCAAAGATAAAttacatatataaaaaaatgaCCAACTGGATAAAAATCGATCACCGATCTGTAACCGATCGGTCCTTTACCGCCATCTAGCGGTGCGAGGAAAACCTGCCGCCTCTCTGAACTGTCCTTTTAAAAAGTCCTTTTATGGCTGATGGGCAGGAGAAATCGGAGCCGAGTGCGCATCCAGGACGAAGCGAAGGTCTCTCTCCCGCTATCTAAATTAAATATGATTACATATAATTCATTCAATTTAAACCAGTGGAGATCTACTTCAATTTAATTTATGCGTCCCCACAGCCCGCACCATAACCAACGGAAGCTGATCATACAGCTGTAATATTACTTCCTGcaataataatattaacaaTGTATTTCAAACGTGAAAAGGTTGAATTTTTAACGACTGCCAGTGCTATAAAGCGTCCCTCCGACACCGATACACTGACACTCGGATTCCACCTGCTCACCTCATCCACTATCACCTCTTATCGTGCTAATTTAATCAGATATCATGTCgagacaagtgtgtgtttgtgcttttaaTTAAGCTTTCTCCGCCATGTGCGGTCTAGTTTTACCTTTTTGTGTCCTTATTCGCGACTCGGCTGCGTCCCTCACAGACTTCCATCCATGATGCGAAGGACCCGGTCCATGACTGAGGTGTCCGAACGGATGCCTGACCCGGTCCAGGCGACTTCCATCCATGATGCGAAGGACCCAGTCCATGACTGAGGTGTCGGAACGGATGCCTGAGCCGGTCCAGGCGACTTCCATCCATGAGGCAAAGGACCCAGTCCATGACTGAGGTGTCCGAACTGATGCCGGACCCGGTCCAGGAGACTTCCATCCATGATGATGCGGTCCATAACTGAGGTGTCCGAACTAATGCCTGACCCGGACCAGTCTACAGGGGCCTGCCTCTCTGATGAGGAATAGATAATTTGCTAATGATGAAAACCCACCATTTCACTATTTTGTGGTACCCTGACGATGTGGACAAGGTGTAAATAATAGTTATTGGAACACGGACATCTTATTGGTCAGTTATGCTTACAGAAACATCTAGATACCAACCAGGTGTTACTTCACCTGGTTTTTGGCTCAActccagagctgcaacatcaggCCTCAAACATGCTTCCTATATTTATTGAGACCTTACTGAAAACTGAAGCCTAAAACATGCcataaataatcaaataatTGTATGAATAGTCGAACCATTTATCGCAGAAGGTTGTTTCCTGACAATTACAAATGTTTTATGTGTAGTGTTGCTTCAGGATATTGGTACAATTATACCTGTCACACCAGTCACTGCATGAACTGGATTCCTGCTGAGCTGTTATGATTTAGGAAACATTATGTTGAAAGGCTACTGACAACGATCAAGCCTCAGGTCGAAAGGAAATAGAAACACAGAACCTTTGACATCTCATAACAACATCAGAGAGATGGAGTTTAAAGTGAAAACAACCATTTGTgaagcagagaccagagaaaaGATGCCTGTGAGACAGCGTCAACAGCCACCGACCAGAGTCTCGGTTGATTGCAACCTTTTAGTTTCCTGAGCACTCGGGCTGTAGTTCACCTCTGTAAATCCAGCCTGTATTCAAACAGAGAGAAGTTTGTGATCTTTGCAGAAATCTGCGGAGGGTAAAACTCTCTGATCTTCTTGAAGCCCATGTGCTCGTACAGCTTCTGAGCGTCTGTCTGCACCACAGAGGTGTGCAGCATGACGGCTGGGTAACCTCTCTCACGGGTGAAATCCGCCACCGTCCGACACAGCGCCTTGGCGATGCCCATCCCGCGGTGGCTCCGGCGTACAGACATGCGCTTCAGCTCCAGGCACCCGGCGGCACTCTCAGAGGGTAGGCAGGCCACCGAGCCCACCACCACGCCATCGCTCTCAGCCACCCAAAAGCAGGAGTCCTTCTGCTTCAGGTAGGTCTCAGTGATGTTGCAGAGGTCCTGCCGAAGCACAGAGTCGATGTAATGGTTGAACATGTAGATGACAAACTGCCTAGTTCCAGCCAGCAAGAAGGTGGTGGCCAGGATGGGAAGCAGAAAGGATTTAGAGCTGGCCATGAGAGCACAGAACGTGCACATGAGCACCATTTGGTTCACCGGCTGCTTGAGCAAGTGGGTGAACGCCGAAGGTACGTGTTCGCTCATTCCCATGGTGAACATGGACTTGACCTTCCCATCGTCGTCATCCCGATACTTCCGGATCTGAATGTTGGCCATGGCATACACCTGTTGTACAATTAGACATGGCACATGGGATAAATGAAGCAGACTGTTTAAATATCTATAAAGACATTCAGACTACTTAAAGCACATTTGAACAATGACTCAGATGCTAAAGCTACCTGTAGCTACCAAGACTCCATGTTATCAGAGGATGTTTGAAGTGGCGTTAAATGATTTTTGAGTGATAAAAGTGGTTGTTTAATGATTAAAGTACTTTGTAATGTAATACACTATTGATAAATAAATCATTCTTTTCGTGCCAAGTTGTTTTATTAGTACTTGGAGTACTTTTTCTCTAGCTGAGTGAGGTTTGAGGAATTTATATAAAAAACAACTATCAAAACACGTCGTATCGAGGTTAAAACATCCCCATAGATGGGTAAATTAATCAGTAATTTGTAGGACACAATGTTCAAGGGCAGCACTCAGTCGACTACACTTATTCGTTGTTATTGCTAACAACAGCTAACAATATTAGCTTAGCAGGTAGCCTCATAAAGCTGCCCGAGTGCCTGGCTTCACCTGTGGTAGTCACCTGTATGAATTAAGACAACTTACGTGTTTTCCTGTGATGTTACAGGAGGAATCTCGAAACGTGATGAGTGTGTAGATAAACAGCAACGAGTCAAATATATTCACCCGCTACTGTCCTCGCATGCGCTACTTCCGCATGTTGATTATGTTGCATTCACGTCGTGGGACAAACCAAAACCTTTATTTAGCACAGTTAAAGAGGCTGAGAAGCAATTCGTCTCTGGATTAAAATATGTCATTTAGATTAATTAAAATTGTTTATAGCCTTTTAATAATTGCACTTGGGTGGTTGACTTGGAGGTTTATCACGTCTAACTTCCTTCTGGGCTGCTGAAATTATTGGCGTTGCAATAATTACGGGCATAATTTGAACGTAACGTTGCTGCTGCGAAACAAGCGCGTTAAAATGAATCAGAACGTATTTCAAAACATATATATGTGtaaatgtatatatgtatttatatatcaCAGACACAAAGTTAAATTTATTATGAGATATAAAAGAAATTTATTCCGTCTTGGAGTAATTTACCGTTCTCATCAGTAATATCGTTCAACCCCTTTTTAGGCACTCTTTGATGAAAAGCAAAATGTTTTCGGTacattattttatataaataaaataacttcCATTTAGTTTTTACAACGGCAGTAAACTAaatataaagataaaaaaaggTAGCAGTTCAAATAGCAGGTGTTACTGAGCAAATACTGTCTCACATAATTGGTCAAATTTAAACTAGTCGACATGTGTGGAATTCCAAGTTATTATGCAGTAAATAATTGAAGCCTTTTTGTTTTAAGCACTGACAAGTTTCCATCTGAATGAAACCCTGAGAAGAACAACTTAAAACAACACAAGGCACATGTCAGACCCCTGGTGATACCAGCTTCACAACACGATCACAAACCATCAAGCGATCAAATTTAAGGCCTTATTGTGTAGAAATGTGATGTTAAATCTGACAGTAGAAGATTCTCAAAGGTGTAATCGACACAGTAGAATCTAAAAGCAGCACTTATGAATGTCACAGAGGTCGTAAATCTGCTGtccacataaaaacacatcttATGCCAGTTTCCACTGAAGCACCGATGAGGTATTTCACACAATAAAAGGCTGAAAAAATAATTTATTCTCTATAGTTAATGTATCAAGTGATTGTGAAGTTTTCCTTTTATATGGAGTCAACTAGAACGTACAAAAGCATTATTTTCCTTTACATTAATAGCATTATTTTTGGTTTTgcaggtaaaaaataaaaaaaatcacatttcatgTATCTTGCCAGCAGAAATGGGAGGAGCTTGTTTATTGCTTTTGCCCCTTTCAGGGTGTGTTTGCACGGAGTCGTCCTCTCCTCTAGCCCAGGCTGATCTGCCCCCCAAACACGGTGATCATCAGAATGATGGTGAAGCCGCTGAGCATCCCCAGGTTCTGGATCAGGAAGAAGACCATCTTGGAGGAGGCGTGGGCCGGGTCCTGGGCTATGCTGTCCATCTCAGGGaactgtggggggagggggggcacaggaaatgttgacaacacaGGCTGGTTCCCCTCAGTGAGTCAGCtagtttttatatatatttaattacaATGgcagcctctccctctctttttatGAAAGAACAATGATCAAGTGTGTCTCAAGATCAGCCTCGTGTGACGAACGTGACGGAGACGACGCCAGAGACGACACCAGAGACGACGCCAGAGACGACGCCAGAGACGACGCCAGAGACGACGGCAGAGACGACGGCAGAGACGACGCGTCACGTTCGGAGACGACGGCAGAGACGACGCGTCCACAGGCGTAACTCACCATGTCTGCCAGGGCAATGTACAGGAACATTCCTCCAGCAATGGCAAAGATCACACCAGGGGCAAAGGTGCTTCCGATCATGATCCCTAAAACCAGGCCGATGTAGCACGACATCGCAGACAGCAGGTTGAAGAAAATGGCCTGTGGGACGCTCATGCCAGCGTTCAGCAGGATCACGAAATCTCCTGCAGACGGAGCAAATCAGGGTTGATTCTGGGTGATGGAAGTTCAGAAAGCACGTCTGTGCCTGTCCTAATGACAGAAGACATTTTATTACAGGATGAGCTGCTTCACTTTggatttgagtttgtttttaaacctCGACATTACAAAAAGTGTGAAGAAATGTGAACTTCCGTTATTTTcccagcagggggaggaaaaaacagctaTTTCGATGAGAGGACGAGGACAGATCAGAAGTTTGAGTCAAACAAATGAATTATTCAAAGCTAACTTGCCAAAATAATAGCTTGAACCTTTTaatattttcattcttttttacTCCACCATCTTTATCGATGTCTGGTTTTACTTTCACCCCCCGTGACAGAAATACACACCCAGTTCGTGGGGAAACTCCTC
Above is a genomic segment from Takifugu rubripes chromosome 2, fTakRub1.2, whole genome shotgun sequence containing:
- the nat8 gene encoding probable N-acetyltransferase CML1 isoform X2: MANIQIRKYRDDDDGKVKSMFTMGMSEHVPSAFTHLLKQPVNQMVLMCTFCALMASSKSFLLPILATTFLLAGTRQFVIYMFNHYIDSVLRQDLCNITETYLKQKDSCFWVAESDGVVVGSVACLPSESAAGCLELKRMSVRRSHRGMGIAKALCRTVADFTRERGYPAVMLHTSVVQTDAQKLLDLQR
- the nat8 gene encoding probable N-acetyltransferase camello isoform X1, which codes for MANIQIRKYRDDDDGKVKSMFTMGMSEHVPSAFTHLLKQPVNQMVLMCTFCALMASSKSFLLPILATTFLLAGTRQFVIYMFNHYIDSVLRQDLCNITETYLKQKDSCFWVAESDGVVVGSVACLPSESAAGCLELKRMSVRRSHRGMGIAKALCRTVADFTRERGYPAVMLHTSVVQTDAQKLYEHMGFKKIREFYPPQISAKITNFSLFEYRLDLQR